The genomic window GAGCAACATGATTGGCGGAGATATGAAATCGAGGCTTTGTGATGCCGGATTTCCATGCCAATTGTCAATTCCCAACATTACCCGGGGATCGGATTTCCAGATCGATTCCCTGGGCTGGGTCAGACACGAGCGCATTGGTTTCGACAGGGCGGGGGATATCGCTTTGATCGATGTCTATATCAAGTCTGTCAGTTGAACACGGTGTCCATGCTTGCATTGGGCAAGGCAGGTTTTGAAAGAGAAAAAGTGAAAGGGCTCAACCAGTCACCAGGCGTGCAGGACGATACCGTTTCCCGATTCGGGAATCCACTGAAAAGCACAATCCGTTCAGGAGGGATGCATGAGTTTGAAAGTTCTGGCTGTCGATGACAGCAAAACGATCCGGAAAATCGTTGCAAAAGCGTTTATTCCGTACGATTGCCAGGTTCTTGAGGCTGAAAACGGTGTGGAAGGACTTTCCACTGCCGCGAAGGAAAAACCCGACCTGATCATTCTCGATATTACGATGCCCGTCATGACGGGGATTGAAATGTTGGGGAAACTGAAAGCGCAGCCCAATCTCAAGGACATTCCTGTGATCATGCTGACGGCGGAGTCAGGAAAGGAAAACGTCATCAATATCTTGAAGATGGGTGTGAAAGATTACATCGTCAAGCCTTTCAAGGGAGAACAGTTGATCGATCGGGTATCCAAAATATTTACACTCAAGCCGGTCCAGAAAGAGGAAACCGAGAAACCAAGCTGTATTTCCCAGCAGGGGGATGTTGCAATTTTCACCCTGCCGGAGAGAATCGAGCGCCAGCAAGGACCGGAATTTGATACGATGTTTCAATCGGCACTGAAGGATATGGCGACAGCCGGGAATAATAAGATCATTCTCGATTTTCATAAGATCAAGGACGTGAACATGTTTATCGTGCGACTGATCATCGGAATCGTCCAGCACGGACAAAAGGCCCGGGTCAAGATGCAGGCTGTGGGATCGGGGAATCTGGCGGGTGAGATGAAAGGGTTTCAGGAAACCAGCGAACTGGTCTTTCACGAAACCCTGGATGCCGCCCTGGCCGCTTTCTGAGGCAGATGTCTGATCAAAAAACCGGTGGTCGTGGAAAAAATCCGTTGATCCCGAGTTCGACTGATTGAATTTCCTGTCCGGGATGTTTTCTGGGCGGCCCATCGGGCCGCCTTTTTTAAATGCCTTTCCCGTATTTTGCATTCTGCGATTCAAGGATTTGCAAAATGCAAATGATCGGTTGTGTATCGATGCCGTGATTCCAGCAGGTTGAGTGTGCATCGCCAAACATGTTCGCTCCCCCCGTTTTGCCATCTATCTGAAATCATATGGTTCCCCTTCATTCGTTGCCGTGTCGCAAATTGCAAAATCAGCGCCTTCATTCTCCCCGATAACGGCATGTCTCCCTATGTCTTCGGCTCCTTCCGAGAACCATACAATTCGCCATGATTCTTTCTCTATTGAAAGTAAACCAATTTGTCCATCATGATCAATATAGTTGAATATCAAATCGATATAGATGAATCATGAAATGACGGATATCCGTTCTGGACATGATGTCATTCCGATGATCAAATGGAATGGACGATTTGATCTGATGATCGGTATTTGATGCCTACTTTGGCAAGGGTCTTGCTATGGCAATTCGCAACAAATGGGAAAACCGGTCGCGATGGGGATTTGACCCTGCGATCATACCGACAGAAACGATCAGGTCAACAAGAGATAACGAGGAGGATCAACCGTGGACAATCTGGCCTATGACTTCAGGGAGGCGGAAGATACCGGCATCCACAGCGTTGAGTCGTTATCATCCATTCCGGATGGATCGAATACTTTTGGGCAGATCATCGGCCAGAGCGACTGTATGCGGGAAATCTACCGGCTGATCGATCTCGTGGCGGACAGCGACAGCACCATCGTGGTTCAGGGCGAGACCGGGACTGGAAAGGGGCTTGTCGCGAGGGCGATCCATGAGAAATCCTATCGAAGAAACAAACCGTTTGTGTCCATCAATTGCGGTGCCATACCGGAAAATCTTCTCGAGAGCGAGCTGTTTGGCCATGTGAAGGGCGCATTTACGGGGGCTGTCACTTCCAAGCCCGGTAAATTCGAACTTGCCAATGGCGGGACCTTGTTTCTGGACGAAATCGGGGATATGAGCCTGGATCTGCAGGTCAAGCTGCTTCGGGTTCTGGAGGAGAGCGAATTCGAACGGGTGGGAGGGTGCAATACGATCAAAGTGAACGTGCGCATCATTGCAGCCACCCATCGCAACCTGGAAGAAGCGGTGGAAAACGGCAAATTTCGCGAAGACCTCTATTACCGCTTGTTCGTGATTCCGGTCGAGGTTGCGCCGCTGCGAGAGAGAAAATCCGATATTCCGCTTCTGGCCAATCATTTTCTGCATGTGCTGAACCAAAAAAAAGGCGCCCGGGTACAGGGGTTTTCCGAAAAGACCCTGAAATGGATGATGGCATACGCCTGGCCGGGCAATGTGCGGGAATTGCGGAATCTTGTCGAAAGGCTGGTCGTTCTGGTTCGCGAAGGCGATATCTACCCGAAGGATCTTCCGGCAAAGATGCGTACCGCCTTCGAAGAAGAAACAGAAGAAACCGATGAGCAGAACGATTTTCCCGTAGCGGAACTGCCCGAGGAAGGGATATGCCTCACAACCGCAGTCAGCGATTTTGAAAAAGCCCTGATCGCCCGATCCTTGCAGAAAACAAACGGTGTCAAAAAATCCGCGGCGAAACTGCTGAACATCAAACGAACCACGCTGGTCGAAAAAATCAAACGCTACCGTCTCGATTCCTGCATGGCCTGAACCTTGCTTGCCCCACCCATCCCCAACGAGAAAGCCTGAACGTGTTCGGTTCAGGCTTTCTCATTTTGTGGCCCAGCCGTTTTCCATGACGCTGAAACGTCAAACTTTCGACACGGAAGCAGAACCGGCGGTACCGGCCATGCTCCCGTGTGTTGCCTAAACTGCTCATGGTGATTCCCTGTCCATCACAAAGTGGGGGAGCGGGGCCTTCGATTACGATTACGATTACGATTACGATAGCGACAACGACAAGGACAAGGACAAGGATATAGTTAACGCCCTGCCCGCATATCGTGGATGTGGCTAAGAATAGTATTTTACGATCAATGAACGTGGCGGAGTCCGCCCCCTTGTCCAGAAAAATCGCAAAGTCGGTATCCAAATTGCATAGTCTCATGCCGGATCAAGATGAAACGAAAACGGAACAACACGGGGTGCTTCAAATGATCGTTGACAGGCTTTTTTCTCCGACGATGCAACTGGTGGAAAGAAATCTGGATCTTCGGGCCAAACGGCACGACCTGCTGGTGTCCAACATCGCCAACATGGATACGCCCAATTACAAAGCTTTCGATATCCAGGTGGAAGAGCAGATGCAGAAGATGCAAGAACCGGATCGGACGGTTCGGATGGGTGTGACGCACCCGGATCATTTATTGCCAAGGCTTGTGGTCGATCGGAATCCTGAAGTGACCGAGGCGGAACCTTCTGAATTTTCGTTCAAAAATGACGGCAATACGGTGGATATTGATCGGACGATGACCCATCTGGCGGAAAACGGCATCCTCTATAATGCATCGGCACAGGTCATGTCCATGAAATTTCAGGGGATGATGGAAGTGATTACCGGGGCAAGGAGGTAGAAATGAATTTTTTTGACGCGATTCAATCGAGCGGATCCGGTCTTTCGGCGCAGCGAATCCGGATGAATCTGATTACGAATAACCTTGCCAATTCACAGACCACGAAAACGGCGGAAGGCGGCCCTTATAAGCGGAAACTGGCCGTGTTTACCACGCAACCGCTGGAGACGGATTTTGACAGTGTGCTCAAGGGGAAGATGGGTCAAGCGTCTTCCGAGGTCAAGGTTTCCGAAATTGTAGATGACAAGCGGCAGCCGTTACTCAAGTATGATCCCATGCATCCGGATGCGGACGCAGACGGGTTTGTCGCGATGCCGAACATCAACATCACGGAAGAAATGGTGGATATGTTATCGGCCTCCCGCAGTTACGAAGCCAACGTGACGGCCATATCGACAACGAAGGCGATGGTTTTCAAAGCGCTCGAAATCGGGAGATGACCATGCAGACAGGTTCGATTCCGCAAATTCAGCCGTTGACGTATGGCCATCTGGCAAAGGGTGCCCAACCGGTTGCGCAGGGAACGCCTTCATTCGGTGAAATGCTCAAAAACACCCTTTCGGAAGTCAACCGGGAGCAGAACAGCGCCGATGACGCTGTCAAGAATTTGGCAACGGGCAGGGACAAGGACATTCACCATACCATGATTGAAATGGAGAAGGCATCCGTGTCCCTGAATCTGATGATGCAGGTCAGAAACAAGGTGCTCGATGCCTACCAGGAAATCATGCGGATGTCCGTATAGGGAATGCGGGATATGGGAGCGAAGCGTGGATATCCCCCGAACAATTGAACGAAACGATATTCTGTAAGGAAAGATCTCATGGAACTCCAGAAATCACGGGAACAGCTTCGAGCGACATTTTCAGCCCTGAGTCTAACCAAAAAAGTCACGCTCTTTTCGGTGATCGGATTGATACTGGCCGGTCTGATTGTCGTCACATCCATCAGCTCCAGACCGGAATATCAGGTGCTGTACACCGGATTGTCCCCGGAAGATTCCGGCGTCATCCTGGGTAAGCTCAAGGAAAAGAAAATTCCGTTTCGCATCGGGCAAAACGGCGCTTCGATTCTGGTGCCCAAGGAGAAAGTGTACGAAACCCGCATGGAACTGGCCTCTCAGGGACTGCCCCAGGGCGGCGGGATCGGATTCGAAATATTTGACGGAACAAAGCTCGGCATGAGCGAATTCATGCAGAACGTGAACTATCAGCGGGCATTGCAGGGCGAGCTGATGAGAACGATCAACCAGATCGAAGAAATCGACAGCTCCCGCGTGCATATCGTGATGAGTTCCAGATCACTGTTTATCGAAAACGAAAGCCCGGCACAGGCTTCGGTCGTGGTGAAGCTCAAACCCCAGAAACGGCTCAAGCCCGATCAGGTCAAAGGGATCGTGCATCTGGTTTCTTCCAGTGTGGCCGGATTGAAGCCCGATCAGGTCACCGTGGTCGATACTTTCGGGAATATGCTTTCCGAAAAAATCAGAGAAGAGGACGTTTATGCAAAGGCAAGGGCCGAGCAGCTGGAGTATCAGGATCGCATCGAGCGCAGCATGGAAACCCGGGTGCTGACGATGTTGGAACAGGCATTGGGTCCAGGCAAGGCCATCGTGCGTGTAGCGAGTTCCATGGATTTTCGAAAGCAGGAAAAAACCGAGGAGCGTTATTATCCCGATAACAAAGTTCCCAGAAGTGAGCAGGTGTATCAGGAATCTTCATCAAAACAGGAAAAATCCCAGCCGAGCGGGGTGCCGGGAACCCCTGCGGCCCTTGCCGGCAACCTGGGCAGCAATGCAGCCAACGCAAGCCCAGCCGCGACTTCCGAAAAGCGTGAGCAGACGACGAATTATGAGATCGGCAAACTCATCTCCAAAACGGTGGAGCCCGCCGGAAAAATGACCGGCCTTTCCGTGGCTGTGCTGGTGGATGGCAATTATAAAACGGTAACGGGAGAAAATGGGAAAGTCACGTACGAATATGTCCCCCGGACGCCCGAAGAAATGGAAAAACTGAAAAACATCGTCATGCGTGCCGTCAATTTGAACGGCTCTCGTGGAGATGAGGTCGAGGTGGTCAATATTCCGTTCGACAATCCGGACCTGAAGCCCATACAGGAAGCCAGGGAGCCCGGTTGGATCGAAGTCCTGAAACGCTATGCCAGCTATTTCCAATACGGTTTCTCCCTGCTGTTTCTTCTGCTGAGCTTTGTCTTTGTCGTCCGACCTCTGGTTCAATGGATTACGCTGCCGAAGACCAGGCTTGCAGGCGAAGATATGGCGGAAGAATTGCCTCATTCTCCTTCGCCCGGAGAGCTTCCCATGGTGCAGAAGGCTTCGCATCTGCTGACGGACAATCCGGCTACGCTTCAATTGCTTCGGGAATGGTTGAGGCAAGGGATCGAAGCCGATGCCGCTGTGGAGCAGGTGGCCAGAACGTGAAACCGGATTGGATGAATCGTCAAACGCAAGTGGATCGAGCATACATCGATGAAATCTGAAGCGGATATTCAAGAAATCGATTCGAAAAACCTGACGGGTCCCATGAAAGTGGCCATCCTCATCTATTCTCTGGGTGCGGATGCGGCTCGGGCCCTCGTTTCGGGGTTGGATGCCCGTGAAAGAGCGGTGCTCCAGAAACATTTGAAGCTGGTTGAAAAGCTGCCGCCCAAAGTGATCGAGCAGGTGGCTGCGGAATTTATCGCTTTGGTGGAAAAGAGCCAGAATGCCGTCGCCCAGATACAGGAAGCGCTGAACGAGGATTTTCCCCAGTTGCCTGCCATCGAGGATTTGTCGGATCAGAAGGAAAAGGACGGTAAAAAGCAGCAACAGCAGGCTTCAGGCGATCAGCGGCAACAGCCCACAGACGAGAAGGATGCCGAACACAAGGATGAGGAGGAGGATGAGGAATTTTCCCTGAAAACCCTTCAAAAAATCGATCCGGAGCAATTGGCTGAAATGATCCGGGATGAGCATCCGCAGACCATTGCCATCATCGTCGTTCATTTGAAACCCGAATCCGGAAGCGAAGTGCTGGCAAGGCTTCCCGATTCGGTCAAGGTAGAAGTGGCCATGCGTATCGCACGGCTCGACAAAGTGCTCTCGGGCATGGTGGTCGAAATCGACAAGGTGTTCGAGGAAGTTCTGAAGAAAAAGAAGAAGACCGTCACTCGGAAAACCGGTGGTATCGCCCATCTGGCCGAATTGCTCAACATGGTGGAAGGAACCACGACCGAGATGATCCTGAATGAAATCGAAGAATCCAATCCGGAGCTTGCAGCCCAGATCAAACAGATGATGTTCGTATTTGAAGATCTGGTCATGGTCAATGACAAGGGTCTCCAGAAAGTGCTGCGCCGGGTGGAAACCGCCAAACTTGCCCTGGCACTGAAGGGGGCATCCGAAGATGTCCGGAAGAAGATTTTCAAGAACATGTCGGAACGGGCCGGTGCGATTCTGAAGGAGGAAATCGAATCCATCGGAGCGGTGCGGATGAAAGATGTCGAAGAAGCCCAACTGACGATTACCAAGATCATTCAGGAGCTGGAAACCAAGGGCGAGCTCATTATCGCCGGACGGAAGGGCGGGGAGATGATTACCTGATATGGGGCCGATGAGAAACCAGGAAAATACGGGTTCGATTTCGCCATTCTGCTTCCCGGATCTGAGCGCCAGGGCAGGAGCGGGAAGCGCTGATACCGGAAAAGTCGATTCAGCTTTCCAGCGCCAATTTGTCGGGGTGAGGGGGGAGAGCGGCGGGAAAGCGGCTGAAGAGCGGTTTCAGCCGTCCTGGAGAAACGATGCTGAACCATCCCGGCGGGAAACCGAATCGTATGCGGATGTACCCGATCCGTATCGCCAGATCATCGAACGGTTGATCGCGGAAAACCGGCTGCAAAGCGAGAATGCCTATCAGACCGGTTTGGCCGAAGGCCGCAAAGAGGGGCTTGTTTCCGGGCGAGAGCAGGGAAAGCGGGAAGGCTATGAGCTTGGGAAAGTCGATGGCTATCAACAGGGGTATGAAAAGGGAATGCTCGATGGCGAGGCTCTCGTCCTGCCGGTGGTGACATCTTTTCGCCAGGCGATTGTTGCATGTGGGGAAGTGAAAAGACAGTTGCATTTCGATGCACAGCGGGAAGCCTTGAAACTGGCAATGGTGATTGCGAAAAAGATCATCGTTCGCGAAGCGGGAGTCGATCCGGAGGCCATTGCAGGCGTGATCCGAAACGCATTGGGTATGGCTGATTCATGTGTTCCGATCCGCATGCGTGTGCATCCGGATGTCGTCGATTACTGTCTGAATCAGCGGCAGCTTTTGTCCATACCCGATGAGGTTGCCATTGTGGCCGATCCGGCATTTTCTCCTGGCGACTGTATCCTGGAGACCGAAACGGGTGATATCGATGCAAGGGTCGAAACCCAGCTTCAAGTCCTGGCAGAGGCCCTGGAGCGGGAAATCGAAATGTGTCGCAATGCCGCAGGGGGGCGGGGTTCGATGAATGATGGAGGCCAAGCAGATGCACCTTGAGACGGTTGAGCCGGAGAAGATGAATCTCGATTATCTGCGGGGTATTGTGGAAAACGCCAATCCGATCCTGTATTGCGGCCAGGTGGCCCAGGTGATTGGGCTGGTGACGGAATCCGTTGGACCCCGGACGATTCTGGGAAGTGAATGCGACATTTATACACAGAACGAGGGCAGGCGCGTTCGGTCAGAAGTGCTGGGATTCCGGGAAAAACGGGTCCTGATGATGCCGCTCGAGGATATTCGCGGCATCGGACCGGGGAGCCGGGTCGTCGCCCGGGAAGAAAAGGCAAAGATTCCGGTTGGAGAGGCCTTGCTGGGGCGGGTGATCGATGGACTCGGTGTGCCCATCGACGGAAAGGGGACGCCGCGTTGCGCCACTGAATATCCAATCTATGCCGAGCCGATGAATCCGCTGTCCAGAAGGCGGATTGCGGAACCGCTGGATCTGGGCATTCGTGCCATCAACGGGCTGCTCAGTGTCGGTTGCGGCCAGCGTGTGGGTATTTTTGCCGGGTCCGGTGTCGGCAAAAGCGTGCTGCTGGGAATGATCGCCAAAAGGACATCCGCGGATGTCAACGTGATTGCCCTCATTGGAGAGCGTGGCAGGGAACTCAACGAATTCATCGAAAAAGACCTTGGCCCGGAAGGTTTGAGCCGTTCGGTCGTTGTCGTGGCGACATCCGATCATCTTCCCCTGATCCGGCTGCGGGCCGCCTTCATTGCAACCGCCATTGCCGAATATTTCCGGGATTGCGGGTGTCATGTCAATCTCATGATGGATTCCGTTACGCGATTTGCCATGGCGCAGCGGGAGATCGGGCTTGCGCTCGGAGAGCCGCCGACATCCAAGGGGTATACCCCGTCGGTCTTTACCCTTCTTCCGAAACTGCTGGAGCGGGCGGGGACATGTTCGGGCAGCGGGACCATTACCGGGTTGTATACCGTGCTGGTGGATGGGGACGATCACAACGAGCCTATAGCGGATGCGGTCCGATCCATCCTGGATGGTCATATCGTTTTGACGCGGGACCTTGCGATGCAGAACCATTATCCGGCAATCGACATTCTGCGAAGCATCAGCCGCGTCATGAACGATGTCATCACCCCGGAGCACCGGGAACACGCCGGCAACCTCAAATCCCTGCTGGCTATATACAAAAAGGCGGAAGACCTGATCAATATCGGGGCCTATGTTTCCGGAAGCAATCCCCGGATCGATCAGGCGGTGGCCATGATCGACCGGATCAACCGGTACCTGAAGCAGGACATGAACGAGACGGTCAATTATGAAGATAGTGTTGCGGAGCTTGCAGCCCTGTTCCAATCCTGATCAATAGAACACGGTCATGCTGCATTGCGGAATTGCCAGGGTAAACATGGCATTTCTACGAAAGTCGAATATCAGGAGTCAGAAGTCAGGAGTCAGGAGTCAGAAGTCAGAAGAAAGCGGATCGTTCCCATTTTTGTAGCCTGCTCCTGCGACTTTCATTAACCGGGGTGCAGCCCCGGGTGCATGGGCGATTCAGGTGTAAACCGGAATGTCGTATGAAACTCTTGCAATCGGGACGTATGGCTTAAGGTAATGGTATTGAGTGAAATGGTACAGAAAACCTCAGATGAGGATGGCAAACCATGTTTACATTTCGTTTGGAGCCTGTCTTGAAACACCGCAAGCATCAGGAGGAAATGCTTCAAAAGGAGCTCTCCCTGTTATTGCGGAAAACCGAACAGCAACGATCGGCGCTGCAATGCTGTTTTGAAAAACTGGCGCGGTTGATGGATGAGGTACAATCCCTTCAGGAAGAAGGCGTTACCATTTCGGAACAGATTCTGTACTGCGATTGTATTGAACGCCAGAAATTGAAAATCGACTGCCTGGAGAGAGAAATTGCCAAAATGGAAAATCAGGTCGATATCAAACGAAAGGAGCTTCTGGAAGCCGTCAAAAAGCGCAAGATGATGGAAAAACTGAAGGAAAATAAGAACTTCGCCTATATCGAGGATATGCTGAAAATGGAGCAGAAGCTTCTGGATGAGGCGGCGGTCTGTCGATTCAAAATCGGCACGCCTGCCATGGCAGGATGAATTTCGGTTTATAGAAACCGATGGATGAGGAGGTTTGAACAATGGCGGGGACGATGGTGTTCAATACGCTCATGCCCAGGGCTGCCGTGAGCCAGGAAAGCAAGGCTGTCGCAGGCGGGTTGGCCGGAGATTCGAAAGGACCCTTTTTGTCGCAGGACTGGGCACAACTGCTTTCCTCCGCCATGCAAACGGTGGAAAAGGGAGCCGGTGATGAAGGTGGGCAAATCGTCGGGCAAATAGGCAAGGTGCTGGAACCGGTGCTTGCCGGAAATGGGGGAGGTCGAAGGCGCCTTTCGCGTGTATCCTTGATGGATCATCAGGAAGCTGGCGCAGCGCTGCAACCGTCTATTGTTACCGGTATTTCTGCAGAGGATGTTTCCAGGCTTGTTCAGGCAACGGCAGTATCCAGTGCTTCCCGATCAGCATCTTCATTGCTCGAGAAGGGTGAGGCGAATGATGAAATGCAAACCGGCCAGACAGTCAGCAAATCGACACGGGATCGTCTCTGGGCCGGGGTATTTTTGGCGGCAGCACCGAATGCCATGGTGCAGCAATCGGGAATGGCACAGTCCGCGAAAACGGAGAGCGACGGACAGGGGGCGGCTGCCGGTGGACCCGGCCTGCCCATTGGTTTGTTGGAGGGGAGGCCGGATGGGAGCTCGGAACTGTTTCAAGAATTAGCAGGCAATACCGGGAGGACAAGCGGCATTGGGCAGGAGAAACTTGGGGAATCGTCAGGAGGGCTGAAAGCAACTGGAGTTACTGCGGCGAAAAATAACGAACTGTTCTGGAAAATCGCGGATGGATCGCAGCAGGGAGAAAACGCTTCCCAAATCGTTGTTTCAGCCGAAGGCAACGGGCAAACGCAAGACGCTTTGCAATCCGTTGCGAATGGTGTGCCAGGAACACTCCGGTTAGAAAGTCAGGTGGAGCCAGCATTGGCGGATCAGACAACGGGTGCCTTGGGACAGAACTCCTTACCGAATGCCCGGGATCTGTCGAAGGTTGAGATGCACGGGGGAAAATCCATGCCGACAAATGCCGGCCAGCAGACCAACGATTCCGTATCCAGGTTGATGACAGGAGCAATGGCCCAGGCGGAGACGCAGCCCGCCGAACAGCCTGTGGGGAACCGGAAGTCATCGAGCGTTCATGGGGGCGGCAATGTTCAGGAAAGTCTTGTTCAGCAGAAGGGCGTGGGGAATGCGGAGGGGGTTCCGGGATCAGCTCAGACACCGGCAGAATCGCTGAAAACCATCCTTTTCCGGATGGGCGATCGGAATTTGATGCAGAGGCTTGATGTGCAGCCCCAGGGCCTGGGAATTGACGCCGATTTCCAGAAGGATTCAACCGGGCAGGATGCCACGGCGATGTCTCAGAAGGATGCGAACAATCGGAGTGGCTCCGAAACAAGCAGTGATCAGCGAGACAGCGCCTCAGTGGCCATCTATGCTGCCCGCGCGAAAAGCGATGTACAATCGGCTGTTGTCTCGGACCGTTCTGCAACCAGCCCGACCGTCTCTTTGCAGGGAAATGAAATGCAAGGGAAGGACGGAACATCCGGTTTGGTTTTGCAATCGGATAGCCAAACACCACAGATGCAGGAGGTGTCCCAATCAAACAGCTCGAAAAAGGAGGCCTTTTCCGACAAGAACGATATGGGGATGCAGTTCAGCCCGACGGAACGCACCATCCATTTCCCCGGTACGGATGAAAGGCCAAGCGTAGCGCTCAGCGCTGGTGCGCTTGGGGATGTTGTGGAAAAAGCGGTCGTATCCGCAAAAGGGGCCCCCACGGAAATACGCGTGACATTGCGCCCGGAAAATCTCGGCGCCTTGAATATGCGTATCGGGGTAGAGAGCGGTCAGTTGCAGGTGCATATCACTGCGGACAATACA from Desulfatirhabdium butyrativorans DSM 18734 includes these protein-coding regions:
- a CDS encoding flagellar hook-length control protein FliK, which codes for MAGTMVFNTLMPRAAVSQESKAVAGGLAGDSKGPFLSQDWAQLLSSAMQTVEKGAGDEGGQIVGQIGKVLEPVLAGNGGGRRRLSRVSLMDHQEAGAALQPSIVTGISAEDVSRLVQATAVSSASRSASSLLEKGEANDEMQTGQTVSKSTRDRLWAGVFLAAAPNAMVQQSGMAQSAKTESDGQGAAAGGPGLPIGLLEGRPDGSSELFQELAGNTGRTSGIGQEKLGESSGGLKATGVTAAKNNELFWKIADGSQQGENASQIVVSAEGNGQTQDALQSVANGVPGTLRLESQVEPALADQTTGALGQNSLPNARDLSKVEMHGGKSMPTNAGQQTNDSVSRLMTGAMAQAETQPAEQPVGNRKSSSVHGGGNVQESLVQQKGVGNAEGVPGSAQTPAESLKTILFRMGDRNLMQRLDVQPQGLGIDADFQKDSTGQDATAMSQKDANNRSGSETSSDQRDSASVAIYAARAKSDVQSAVVSDRSATSPTVSLQGNEMQGKDGTSGLVLQSDSQTPQMQEVSQSNSSKKEAFSDKNDMGMQFSPTERTIHFPGTDERPSVALSAGALGDVVEKAVVSAKGAPTEIRVTLRPENLGALNMRIGVESGQLQVHITADNTTTRDILNHQVHLLRADLENKGLVIDKIQVDVSDTRADSNAWGGSGQSPHQHRNENDGTTFAYQFAEPIGLPVEASRTEPQPEMPTERRLSAFA